The following coding sequences are from one Chelonoidis abingdonii isolate Lonesome George chromosome 4, CheloAbing_2.0, whole genome shotgun sequence window:
- the LOC116819167 gene encoding CD59 glycoprotein, which translates to MNKMNCILFTVFIVLIAYCSSGYALRCYICADSPLLCSTNATCTHGDDSCLQIRFADLKTYACWKQSRCNMNEIADDFGADNFDFHCCQKDFCNKSPATVVSKTTFSIATVMTMIWMFCF; encoded by the exons ATGAACAAAATGAATTGTATCCTGTTCACTGTCTTCATTGTTCTGATTGCTTATTGCAGTTCTG GATATGCCCTGAGGTGTTACATCTGTGCAGATAGTCCTTTATTGTGTTCAACCAATGCTACTTGCACCCATGGAGATGATAGTTGCTTACAGATCAGGTTTG ctgatttGAAAACCTATGCCTGCTGGAAACAATCCCGATGCAACATGAATGAGATTGCTGATGATTTTGGTGCTGACAACTTTGATTTCCACTGCTGTCAAAAGGACTTTTGCAACAAGAGTCCAGCCACAGTGGTTAGTAAAACAACCTTCAGCATTGCGACTGTGATGACCATGATCTGGATGTTCTGCTTTTAA